A region from the Paludicola sp. MB14-C6 genome encodes:
- the prmA gene encoding 50S ribosomal protein L11 methyltransferase has translation MNNWTEVTIYTTSEGIDIISGFLTVHGIKGHVIEDAKDFCEFLEGTTTHWDYVDDSLMELKEKESNVKFYLSDNLQGIESFNQIKAALEGQRALNEGIDLGRLTIETSNVNEEDWSTAWKKYYHPTKIGKRLVVVPCWEKYTLANNEVQVTLDPGMAFGTGTHETTRLCMQLLEDCVKEDTTMLDIGTGSGILAITALLLGAKQAVGVDIDELSVKVAQENADLNHVGEKIELVCGDLTEKISGTYDVVCANIVADVIIRLSKDVKNFMHQNSILLVSGIIDERCDEVIAALQQANLNIVEKITENGWVAMKCSL, from the coding sequence ATGAACAACTGGACCGAAGTAACCATCTACACTACATCAGAGGGCATTGATATAATTAGTGGATTTTTAACCGTTCATGGTATTAAAGGACATGTAATAGAAGATGCTAAAGATTTCTGTGAGTTCCTAGAAGGCACAACTACCCATTGGGACTATGTTGATGATAGCTTAATGGAATTAAAAGAAAAAGAAAGCAATGTAAAATTCTATCTTTCTGATAACCTACAAGGCATTGAAAGCTTTAACCAAATTAAAGCTGCATTAGAAGGACAACGTGCATTAAACGAAGGTATTGATTTAGGTAGACTTACTATTGAAACAAGCAATGTCAACGAAGAAGATTGGTCTACCGCTTGGAAGAAATATTATCACCCTACAAAAATCGGTAAACGATTAGTAGTCGTTCCTTGTTGGGAAAAATACACACTTGCAAACAATGAAGTGCAAGTAACACTAGACCCAGGAATGGCATTTGGAACAGGTACACACGAAACCACTCGCCTTTGTATGCAATTGCTTGAAGATTGCGTAAAAGAAGATACTACTATGCTCGATATCGGAACCGGTAGCGGAATTCTTGCAATTACTGCTTTACTTCTTGGTGCCAAACAGGCTGTTGGTGTTGATATTGATGAGCTTTCTGTAAAAGTGGCACAAGAAAATGCTGACTTAAATCATGTCGGTGAAAAAATCGAATTAGTATGTGGTGACTTAACTGAGAAAATTAGCGGAACATACGATGTTGTTTGTGCAAATATTGTAGCTGATGTTATTATCCGACTCAGCAAAGATGTGAAAAACTTTATGCATCAAAACAGTATCCTATTGGTATCTGGAATTATTGATGAACGTTGCGACGAAGTTATTGCTGCTCTTCAACAAGCAAACCTCAACATTGTTGAAAAAATTACCGAAAACGGCTGGGTAGCTATGAAATGTAGTTTATAA
- a CDS encoding class I SAM-dependent methyltransferase, protein MTKSKAWDWKVGVEPVWLNPSEESYYIAQKWKNNDYKTVLDLGCGLGRHSIYFAKQGFQVSAIDLSEYGLSHLNEWAKKENLPIETTVGDILKLPYEDNTFDCIFSFHVVSHTDSKGILQIMSEIKRVLKPGGEVFLTLCSKETWSFKDAGYPKLDENTVIKSDDGPEKDVPHFYVNLKDVLHLFTDFEIERIRHTDDCYFNGQQQNSKHYFITAKLI, encoded by the coding sequence ATGACAAAATCAAAAGCATGGGACTGGAAAGTTGGCGTTGAACCTGTTTGGTTGAATCCTAGCGAAGAAAGTTATTATATCGCTCAAAAGTGGAAGAATAACGACTATAAAACCGTTCTCGACTTGGGTTGTGGATTAGGTCGACACTCTATTTATTTTGCGAAACAAGGATTTCAAGTTTCTGCAATTGATTTATCCGAATATGGTTTATCTCATCTGAATGAATGGGCAAAGAAAGAAAATCTACCGATTGAAACCACAGTTGGTGATATTCTAAAGCTACCATATGAAGATAATACATTTGATTGTATCTTTTCCTTTCATGTCGTTTCTCATACGGATTCAAAAGGAATTTTACAAATAATGAGTGAAATAAAAAGAGTATTAAAACCGGGTGGAGAGGTATTTCTAACGTTATGCTCGAAAGAAACATGGTCTTTTAAAGATGCTGGATACCCGAAACTTGATGAAAATACGGTAATTAAATCCGATGATGGTCCTGAGAAAGATGTTCCACATTTCTATGTGAACTTAAAAGATGTTTTACATTTATTCACTGATTTCGAAATTGAACGAATTCGTCATACAGACGATTGCTATTTTAACGGACAGCAACAAAACAGCAAACATTATTTTATAACAGCAAAATTAATATAA
- a CDS encoding glycine--tRNA ligase, whose protein sequence is MLNSEKTMDKIVALCKGRGFVYAGSEIYGGLANSWDYGPLGVEFKNNVKKAWWKKFIQESPFNVGLDSAILMNPQVWVASGHVGGFSDPLMDCKACKTRHRADKLIEDTGVLPAGWSFEQMAQYIKDNNIVCPECGKQDFTDIRSFNLMFKTFVGVTEDSKNEIFMRPETAQGIFVNFANIQRTTRKKLPFGVGQIGKSFRNEITPGNFIFRTREFEQMELEFFCKPGTELDWFAYWKDFCHKWLLSLGMKAENLKLRDHDPKELSHYSNATTDFEFMFPSIGWGELWGVASRTNFDLNAHQTQSGKSLEYFDPETNEKYIPYVIEPSLGADRVALAFLSEAYDEEIIDEKDTRVVLRLHPALAPFKACVLPLSKKLSEPAMEVYNTLAKKFMVDYDDAGSIGKRYRRQDEIGTPFCITFDFESVEDNCVTVRDRDTMVQKRIAIADLTSYIESKLEF, encoded by the coding sequence ATGCTAAACAGCGAAAAAACAATGGACAAGATAGTGGCACTCTGCAAGGGTAGAGGCTTTGTATATGCAGGAAGCGAAATTTATGGCGGACTTGCAAATTCGTGGGATTATGGACCTTTAGGCGTAGAGTTTAAAAATAACGTAAAAAAAGCTTGGTGGAAAAAATTCATTCAAGAAAGTCCTTTCAATGTTGGACTAGATAGCGCAATTTTAATGAATCCACAAGTATGGGTAGCATCCGGACATGTTGGCGGCTTCTCTGATCCATTGATGGACTGTAAAGCATGTAAGACTCGTCATCGTGCAGATAAATTAATAGAAGACACAGGTGTATTACCAGCAGGATGGTCTTTTGAGCAAATGGCACAATATATCAAAGATAATAACATTGTTTGCCCTGAATGTGGTAAACAAGATTTTACCGATATTAGAAGCTTTAACTTGATGTTTAAAACATTCGTTGGTGTAACAGAAGATTCTAAAAACGAAATTTTCATGCGTCCGGAAACAGCACAAGGCATTTTTGTTAACTTTGCGAATATCCAACGTACAACAAGAAAGAAACTTCCTTTTGGTGTTGGACAAATCGGTAAATCATTTAGAAACGAAATTACGCCTGGTAACTTTATTTTCAGAACTCGTGAGTTTGAACAAATGGAGCTTGAGTTCTTCTGTAAACCAGGTACTGAACTAGATTGGTTTGCATATTGGAAAGATTTTTGTCACAAATGGTTATTATCACTTGGTATGAAAGCAGAAAACTTAAAACTTCGTGACCATGATCCCAAAGAGCTTTCCCACTATTCTAATGCAACAACAGACTTTGAATTTATGTTCCCATCTATTGGTTGGGGCGAGCTTTGGGGCGTTGCAAGCAGAACAAACTTCGATTTAAATGCACATCAAACACAATCAGGCAAATCATTAGAATACTTTGATCCGGAAACAAATGAAAAATATATTCCATATGTTATTGAGCCATCTTTAGGTGCTGACCGTGTTGCACTTGCATTTTTAAGTGAAGCATATGATGAAGAAATTATTGATGAGAAAGATACTCGTGTGGTACTTCGTCTGCATCCTGCATTAGCTCCATTCAAAGCTTGTGTATTACCGCTATCTAAGAAATTATCTGAGCCTGCTATGGAAGTATACAATACGCTAGCAAAGAAATTCATGGTAGATTATGATGATGCGGGTTCAATCGGTAAACGTTATCGTCGTCAAGATGAGATAGGTACGCCATTCTGTATTACATTTGACTTTGAATCTGTAGAAGATAACTGTGTTACAGTTCGTGATCGTGATACTATGGTACAAAAAAGAATTGCAATTGCAGATTTAACAAGTTACATTGAATCAAAACTAGAGTTTTAA
- a CDS encoding AzlC family ABC transporter permease, which translates to MKNKKLTFQKGLKDGLPICLGYLPISFAFGMEAVQNGLHWWIPLMISMTNLTSAGQFAGLSLILSGGAYIEIAVTTFIINIRYMLMSLSLSQKVEDKMTTTERGLISFGITDEVFAIASQQFGTLNTSYMLGLIATPYLGWAIGTLLGATATNLLPLAVKTALGIAIYGMFIAIIVPPAKKAKPVLITCMIAVCISCLFKWVPFLNQVSVGWVIIIAALFAAGYCAYRYPIDEDKQEVTE; encoded by the coding sequence TTGAAAAATAAAAAGTTGACTTTTCAAAAAGGATTAAAAGACGGATTACCTATATGCTTAGGTTATCTTCCAATTTCGTTTGCATTCGGAATGGAAGCTGTGCAAAATGGACTTCACTGGTGGATACCTTTGATGATATCTATGACGAATTTGACATCTGCAGGACAGTTTGCGGGATTATCGCTTATTTTATCCGGCGGTGCTTACATAGAAATTGCAGTTACAACATTTATTATTAACATTCGTTATATGCTTATGAGCCTTTCTTTATCCCAAAAGGTTGAAGATAAAATGACTACAACTGAGCGTGGTTTGATTTCCTTTGGTATAACAGACGAAGTTTTTGCAATTGCTTCGCAACAATTCGGTACATTGAATACCTCATATATGTTGGGATTGATTGCAACACCATACTTAGGATGGGCAATAGGAACACTATTGGGCGCAACAGCAACAAATCTATTGCCGCTTGCAGTAAAAACTGCGCTTGGTATTGCAATTTACGGAATGTTTATTGCTATTATTGTACCACCAGCAAAAAAAGCAAAACCGGTGTTGATTACTTGTATGATTGCTGTATGTATCAGCTGCCTTTTTAAATGGGTACCATTTTTAAATCAAGTTTCTGTGGGATGGGTAATAATTATTGCAGCTCTATTTGCAGCAGGATATTGTGCATACCGTTATCCGATTGATGAGGATAAGCAGGAGGTAACGGAATGA
- a CDS encoding AzlD domain-containing protein gives MNYTRILICVFIMAFVTYLPRMLPLVAFKKKLKNRYIKSFLAYVPYAVLAAMTFPEVLYSTANMISAGVGLAVALFLAYKEKSLLTVALCSVVAVFVTEQIIKLI, from the coding sequence ATGAACTACACACGAATTTTAATTTGCGTTTTCATTATGGCGTTTGTAACCTATCTTCCACGCATGCTTCCGTTGGTGGCTTTTAAAAAGAAGCTTAAAAATCGATATATTAAATCCTTTTTAGCTTATGTTCCATATGCAGTATTAGCCGCTATGACCTTTCCTGAGGTTCTTTATTCTACAGCAAATATGATTTCGGCGGGAGTAGGACTCGCAGTTGCCTTGTTTTTAGCGTATAAAGAAAAAAGCCTACTAACAGTGGCACTTTGTTCGGTAGTAGCAGTATTTGTAACAGAACAGATAATAAAGTTGATATAG
- a CDS encoding MATE family efflux transporter — protein MKKITNDLGNDSIGKLLLRLAIPAIAAQLINALYNIVDRIYIGNIDEVGKVALTGVGVTFPIIMIISAFSALIGMGGAPKVAIKLGEGNKEEAEHILGNCFITLMGVSIILTAVFLIWGRDMLMLFGASENTIEYALSYLNIYVLGTIFVQLSMGLNSFISTQGFAKTAMLTVLIGAILNIVLDPIFIFAFNMGVKGAAIATVISQAVSAIWVVKFLLSSESEIRIRKKYFRLNKAVMLPVLALGLSPFIMQSTESLVNIALNSSLQRFGGDDAVGAMTIIGSVIQFCIMPLAGLASSAQPIIGFNFGARKVDRVKKTFRYLLISAIVFSILMWGCVMVVPQMFVRLFASDAALMDITVWAMRIFMSGVFMLGIQFACQQTFVALGQAKVSLLLALLRKIILLIPLIYILPFFFTDKVLAVLLSEPIADVIAATVTGLVFIIKFKKILKARELEDIDKERIEVEVIETNV, from the coding sequence ATGAAAAAAATAACGAACGATTTGGGAAATGATTCAATTGGTAAATTGCTTCTTCGCCTTGCAATCCCGGCAATTGCGGCACAACTAATAAATGCATTATACAATATTGTAGACCGCATTTACATTGGAAATATTGATGAAGTTGGAAAAGTAGCTTTAACTGGTGTAGGAGTAACGTTTCCGATAATCATGATTATTTCGGCTTTTAGCGCATTAATTGGAATGGGTGGTGCACCAAAGGTTGCAATTAAGCTTGGCGAAGGAAACAAAGAGGAAGCAGAACATATTTTAGGTAATTGTTTTATTACTTTAATGGGAGTTTCCATTATATTAACTGCGGTATTCTTAATTTGGGGCCGAGATATGCTGATGCTATTTGGAGCTAGTGAAAACACAATAGAATATGCATTAAGCTATTTGAATATTTACGTTTTGGGTACAATTTTTGTTCAATTATCAATGGGATTAAACAGTTTTATTTCCACTCAAGGATTTGCTAAAACAGCTATGCTGACTGTTTTGATTGGTGCAATTTTAAATATTGTATTAGACCCAATTTTTATTTTTGCATTTAATATGGGTGTAAAGGGTGCTGCAATTGCAACCGTTATTTCTCAAGCAGTTTCTGCTATATGGGTGGTTAAATTCTTATTATCTAGTGAATCAGAAATTCGCATACGTAAAAAATATTTCCGCCTTAATAAAGCTGTTATGTTACCTGTGCTAGCACTTGGCTTATCACCGTTTATTATGCAAAGCACAGAAAGTTTAGTAAATATTGCATTAAACTCTTCTTTGCAACGATTTGGTGGAGATGATGCAGTAGGTGCTATGACGATTATCGGTAGTGTCATTCAATTTTGTATTATGCCTTTAGCTGGATTAGCTTCAAGTGCACAACCGATTATTGGATTTAACTTTGGCGCTAGAAAAGTTGATCGTGTTAAGAAAACATTTAGATATTTGTTAATTTCAGCAATCGTATTTTCAATATTAATGTGGGGCTGTGTAATGGTGGTTCCTCAAATGTTTGTTCGTTTGTTTGCTAGTGATGCTGCACTAATGGATATAACAGTTTGGGCAATGCGAATTTTTATGAGTGGTGTTTTCATGCTTGGTATTCAATTTGCATGTCAACAAACTTTTGTTGCATTAGGTCAAGCAAAGGTATCACTTTTATTAGCACTATTACGAAAAATAATTTTGCTAATACCACTTATTTATATTTTACCATTCTTCTTTACTGATAAAGTGCTTGCGGTATTATTATCAGAGCCAATTGCAGATGTTATAGCAGCAACAGTAACGGGATTAGTGTTTATCATTAAATTTAAAAAGATACTAAAAGCAAGAGAATTGGAAGACATAGATAAAGAAAGAATAGAAGTAGAAGTAATAGAAACAAATGTATAA
- a CDS encoding GrpB family protein, with product MRTTKVEVLPYDKNWAKEYQKIKAELLSVIEENIIAMEHVGSTSVEGLWAKPIIDIDVVIESNQRQNIINQLATIGYQHEGNLGIEGREAFKYDNKPHLMTHHLYVCSKDSAELNRHITFRDYLRSHPLDRGQYSKIKQQGALLYPNDIEKYIEYKSPVIEAIYRKCGLLP from the coding sequence ATGAGAACAACTAAAGTTGAGGTGCTCCCTTATGATAAAAACTGGGCAAAAGAGTATCAAAAAATCAAGGCGGAACTTTTATCTGTAATTGAGGAAAATATTATTGCAATGGAACATGTGGGCAGTACGTCTGTTGAAGGATTATGGGCAAAACCCATTATTGATATTGATGTTGTTATTGAAAGTAATCAACGTCAAAACATTATTAACCAGCTTGCAACAATTGGATATCAACATGAAGGCAATTTAGGAATAGAAGGTCGAGAAGCCTTCAAGTATGATAATAAGCCTCACCTTATGACACATCATTTATATGTGTGCTCAAAGGATTCGGCTGAATTAAATCGCCACATCACCTTTCGAGATTATTTAAGGTCGCACCCACTAGATCGTGGCCAATATAGTAAAATTAAGCAACAAGGTGCATTGCTATATCCAAATGATATTGAAAAGTATATCGAATATAAAAGTCCAGTAATCGAAGCAATCTATCGTAAATGTGGGTTGTTACCATAA
- a CDS encoding nucleoside phosphorylase, with translation MDILLSQFDPDPRAIIDPEMTCSPIENFPERCVCSFSPTLIETFAKMDGVTQIGSLMNANAILPIYQIIYKDTPIAFCMARVGAPACVGGVEELIAMGCKKLVLFGSCGVLNHEIADEHLIVPTSAMRDEGTSYHYMAPSDEIALDEECVETIAKTIDSLGYPYIKGKVWTTDAFYRETKAKLQLRKEQGCIAVEMECSAMAVVAKFRGVKFGEFLYSADNLASPTWEARGLAHHHLSSREKFMALAFECAINL, from the coding sequence ATGGATATCTTATTAAGCCAATTTGACCCTGATCCTCGCGCAATTATTGATCCAGAAATGACTTGCTCCCCAATCGAAAACTTTCCTGAGCGTTGCGTTTGCTCATTTTCTCCAACGCTAATCGAAACATTTGCTAAGATGGATGGCGTTACACAAATAGGTTCTTTAATGAATGCAAATGCAATTCTACCAATCTATCAAATTATCTATAAAGATACACCTATTGCATTTTGCATGGCTCGAGTAGGGGCACCGGCTTGTGTTGGTGGTGTAGAAGAGTTAATTGCAATGGGATGCAAAAAGCTAGTTTTGTTCGGATCCTGTGGTGTATTAAACCATGAAATTGCAGATGAACATCTTATTGTTCCAACAAGTGCAATGAGAGATGAAGGCACAAGCTATCATTATATGGCTCCAAGCGATGAAATTGCGTTAGATGAAGAATGTGTGGAAACAATTGCAAAAACAATTGACTCATTAGGTTATCCATATATTAAAGGCAAAGTTTGGACAACTGATGCATTCTACAGAGAAACGAAAGCCAAACTGCAACTGCGAAAAGAACAAGGTTGTATTGCAGTAGAAATGGAGTGTTCTGCTATGGCAGTAGTTGCTAAGTTTCGAGGTGTGAAATTCGGAGAGTTTTTATATTCTGCAGACAATTTGGCTTCTCCAACTTGGGAGGCTCGTGGCTTAGCACATCATCACTTATCTTCAAGAGAAAAATTCATGGCATTAGCATTTGAATGTGCAATAAATTTATAA
- a CDS encoding O-acetylhomoserine aminocarboxypropyltransferase/cysteine synthase family protein, whose protein sequence is MNIETKCLHSGYTPKNGEPRALPIYQSTTYTYDSTEHVGALFDLTAAGHMYSRISNPTVDAVEQKIAALEGGVGALCTTSGQAASLISILNIMGAGDHFISAATIYGGTINLFAVTLKKFGIEVTFVDPEASKEEIQAAFKDNTKAVFGETIANPAMCVFDIEKFATIAHKNNVPLIVDNTFATPILCRPFEFGADIVIHSTTKYMDGHAIQVGGVIVDSGNFDWTNGKFPEFTEPDSSYHGIIYTKSFGKAAYITKARVQMMRDLGCYPSATAAFYLNLGLETLPLRIKQHSANALKIAEFLQTQDKIEVVNYPGLKGNTYYELGQKYLPNGASGVVALTIKGGREAAVRFMDALTLSSIVVHVADIRTCVLHPASATHRQLSDEQLVAAGINPGLVRLSVGLENVDDIIEDLKKGIAAI, encoded by the coding sequence ATGAACATCGAAACCAAATGCCTACATTCTGGCTACACACCCAAAAATGGAGAGCCAAGAGCACTCCCTATTTATCAAAGTACAACATACACTTACGATTCTACAGAACACGTTGGAGCATTATTTGATTTAACTGCAGCTGGTCATATGTATTCTCGTATTTCCAACCCAACTGTTGACGCAGTTGAGCAAAAAATAGCAGCTTTAGAGGGTGGTGTTGGCGCACTTTGCACGACATCAGGTCAAGCGGCTAGCTTAATTTCTATCTTAAATATCATGGGTGCAGGCGACCACTTTATCTCTGCTGCAACTATTTATGGTGGAACAATCAACTTATTCGCTGTTACCTTAAAGAAATTTGGTATTGAAGTTACATTTGTTGATCCAGAAGCTTCTAAAGAAGAAATTCAAGCAGCATTTAAAGATAATACAAAAGCTGTATTTGGCGAGACCATTGCAAATCCAGCTATGTGTGTATTTGATATTGAAAAATTTGCTACCATTGCTCATAAAAACAATGTACCTTTAATCGTAGATAATACATTCGCAACTCCTATTCTATGTAGACCATTTGAATTTGGTGCAGATATTGTAATACATTCAACAACAAAATATATGGATGGCCACGCAATTCAAGTTGGTGGTGTTATTGTTGACAGCGGTAACTTTGATTGGACAAATGGAAAGTTCCCTGAATTTACTGAACCGGATTCATCTTACCACGGTATTATTTATACAAAGTCATTTGGTAAAGCTGCTTATATTACCAAAGCAAGAGTGCAAATGATGAGAGATTTGGGCTGCTATCCTTCTGCTACCGCAGCATTCTATTTAAATCTTGGATTGGAAACACTTCCACTTCGTATCAAACAACATTCCGCAAATGCACTTAAAATTGCAGAATTCTTACAAACCCAAGATAAAATTGAGGTTGTTAATTACCCTGGATTAAAAGGCAACACTTATTATGAATTAGGTCAAAAATATCTACCAAATGGAGCTAGTGGTGTTGTAGCACTCACTATTAAAGGTGGTCGTGAAGCGGCTGTTCGTTTCATGGATGCACTCACTCTTTCTTCTATCGTAGTTCACGTTGCTGATATTCGTACTTGTGTTTTACATCCTGCAAGTGCAACCCACAGACAATTATCCGATGAACAATTGGTAGCAGCAGGAATTAACCCTGGGCTAGTTCGTTTATCTGTTGGTCTTGAAAATGTTGATGATATTATCGAAGATTTGAAAAAAGGTATTGCTGCAATATAG
- a CDS encoding cation:proton antiporter, whose product MLTSLALIFLLGISLGTIFQKLKLPSLLGMIITGILLGPYVFNLLDNSILEISADLRQLALVIILTRAGLALDLNDLKKVGRPAILMCFVPACFEIVGVILFAPKLLGISIVEAAIMGAVIAAVSPAVVVPRMLKLMDKGYGTKHSIPQLIMAGASVDDIFVIVLFTSFIGLAQGQTISIMKFASIPISIVIGIIVGIIVGLLLAQFFQKVHMRDSTKVIILLSISFLLIALEKLVQNFVPISGLLAVMAVGATLLTKNVPVADRLSKKFSKLWVGAEILLFVLVGATVDIKYAVSAGIFAIFVILGALIFRMLGVFVCLFKTKLTKKERIFCAFAYMPKATVQAAIGSIPLSIGLGCGQIVLTVAVLAILITAPLGAMLVDYSY is encoded by the coding sequence ATGTTAACAAGTCTTGCACTCATATTTCTACTCGGTATTTCTCTTGGAACCATATTTCAAAAGCTGAAACTGCCTAGCTTACTGGGTATGATTATAACAGGTATCCTTTTAGGTCCCTATGTATTCAACCTATTAGATAACTCCATTCTTGAAATATCAGCTGACTTAAGGCAACTAGCTTTGGTAATTATCTTAACAAGAGCAGGATTGGCTTTAGATTTGAATGATTTAAAAAAAGTAGGACGTCCTGCAATACTCATGTGCTTTGTTCCCGCTTGTTTTGAGATTGTTGGAGTCATTTTATTCGCGCCGAAATTATTGGGTATCTCTATTGTAGAAGCCGCTATTATGGGAGCAGTTATTGCTGCAGTCTCTCCTGCTGTCGTTGTTCCACGCATGCTCAAGTTAATGGACAAGGGATATGGAACAAAGCATTCTATCCCCCAACTCATTATGGCAGGTGCTTCTGTTGATGATATCTTTGTGATTGTACTTTTTACTTCATTTATCGGGTTAGCTCAAGGGCAAACCATATCCATAATGAAATTTGCATCCATTCCAATTTCTATTGTTATTGGAATCATTGTTGGGATTATTGTTGGTCTGTTGCTTGCTCAATTCTTTCAAAAGGTTCATATGCGTGATTCCACAAAAGTTATCATATTGCTTAGCATTTCATTCCTGTTAATTGCATTAGAAAAATTGGTTCAAAATTTTGTTCCGATATCAGGATTATTAGCCGTTATGGCTGTTGGTGCTACTTTATTAACGAAAAATGTACCTGTTGCAGATCGGTTATCTAAAAAGTTCTCTAAACTTTGGGTTGGAGCCGAAATTTTGCTCTTCGTTTTAGTTGGCGCAACAGTTGACATTAAATATGCAGTTTCCGCAGGAATTTTTGCAATCTTTGTTATCCTTGGAGCATTAATATTCCGTATGCTTGGCGTTTTTGTTTGCTTATTCAAAACAAAGCTTACCAAAAAAGAACGCATTTTTTGCGCTTTTGCTTATATGCCAAAAGCAACTGTACAAGCCGCAATCGGTTCTATTCCACTGAGCATAGGGTTAGGTTGTGGACAAATTGTATTAACTGTTGCAGTTTTAGCTATACTGATTACTGCTCCATTAGGTGCAATGTTAGTTGATTATAGTTATTAG